The following are from one region of the Falco biarmicus isolate bFalBia1 chromosome 1, bFalBia1.pri, whole genome shotgun sequence genome:
- the LRRTM1 gene encoding leucine-rich repeat transmembrane neuronal protein 1, giving the protein MDFLLIGLCLNWLLRKPPGLILCTLGIFSKMLPAVNSGCPQLCRCEGRLLYCESLNLTEMPRNLSGMMGLSLRYNSLSELHDGQFTGLMQLTWLYLDHNHICSVEGNAFQKLRRVKELTLSSNKITQLPNTTFRPMPNLRSVDLSYNNLQSLEPDLFHGLRKLTTLHMRSNAIKFVPVRIFQDCRSLKFLDIGYNQLKSLARNSFAGLFKLTELHLEHNDLVKVNLAHFPRLISLHSLCLRRNKVTIVVNTLDWIWQLEKMDLSGNEIEYIEPHVFESVPHLKSLQLDSNRLTYIDSRVLDSWKSLTSISLSANAWDCSRNVCALASWLSNFKGRYDSNLLCATPEYAQGEDVLDAVYAFHLCEDVADTTGVNTLSPVTNNSDQTFSYGSATATYDVQDSEGDPTTYAITVTMPGENSENAVQIHKVVTGTMALIFSFLIVVLVLYVSWKCFPASLRHLRQCFVTQRRKQKQKQTMHQMAAMSAQEYYVDYKPNHIEGALVIINEYGSCSCHQQPARECEV; this is encoded by the coding sequence ATGGATTTCCTTCTTATTGGTCTCTGTTTAAACTGGCTGCTGAGGAAGCCCCCGGGGTTGATATTGTGTACGCTGGGTATCTTTTCTAAAATGCTTCCAGCCGTGAATAGTGGGTGTCCACAGCTATGTCGGTGTGAGGGCAGGCTTTTGTACTGTGAATCACTGAATCTTACAGAGATGCCTCGCAACCTGTCGGGCATGATGGGCTTGTCTCTGCGGTACAACAGCCTTTCAGAGCTGCATGATGGACAGTTCACAGGGTTAATGCAGCTCACGTGGCTCTATCTGGATCACAATCACATTTGCTCAGTGGAGGGGAATGCCTTTCAAAAATTGCGGCGAGTTAAAGAGCTCACCCTGAGTTCCAACAAAATAACCCAACTGCCCAACACCACTTTCCGACCCATGCCAAACTTGCGCAGTGTGGATTTATCATACAACAACCTACAGTCTTTGGAGCCTGACCTGTTTCACGGGCTGAGAAAACTGACAACTTTGCACATGCGGTCGAACGCCATCAAGTTCGTGCCAGTGAGAATTTTTCAGGACTGTCGCAGCCTGAAGTTTCTAGACATAGGATACAATCAGTTAAAGAGCCTGGCTCGAAACTCTTTTGCAGGCTTGTTCAAACTCACTGAGCTGCACCTCGAGCACAATGACTTGGTGAAAGTGAATTTAGCCCATTTTCCCAGGCTCATCTCCCTGCACTCCCTCTGCTTGCGAAGGAATAAAGTTACCATCGTAGTAAACACTTTGGACTGGATATGGCAACTTGAAAAAATGGATCTCTCTGGCAATGAAATCGAATACATCGAACCTCACGTTTTCGAAAGTGTACCTCACCTCAAATCCCTGCAGCTGGACTCCAACCGGCTGACCTACATCGACTCCCGAGTCCTCGACTCCTGGAAGTCCCTCACTAGCATCAGCCTCTCTGCCAATGCCTGGGATTGCAGCCGTAACGTTTGCGCCCTGGCCTCCTGGCTGAGCAACTTCAAGGGTCGCTACGACAGCAACCTGCTCTGTGCCACCCCCGAGTACGCGCAGGGCGAGGATGTTCTGGATGCCGTGTACGCTTTCCACTTGTGCGAAGACGTGGCAGACACAACCGGTGTCAACACCCTCTCCCCGGTAACGAACAACAGTGACCAAACGTTCAGCTACGGCTCTGCCACCGCCACGTATGACGTGCAGGACAGCGAAGGGGACCCAACCACATATGCCATCACCGTGACCATGCCCGGCGAGAACTCGGAGAACGCCGTTCAGATACACAAGGTGGTGACGGGGACCATGGCactgattttttccttcctcattgTGGTTTTGGTCTTGTATGTCTCCTGGAAGTGCTTTCCAGCCAGCTTAAGGCATCTAAGACAGTGCTTCGTAACACAGCGcaggaagcagaagcaaaaacaGACCATGCATCAAATGGCTGCCATGTCAGCCCAGGAGTATTACGTTGATTACAAACCCAACCACATTGAGGGAGCCCTGGTGATCATTAATGAGTATGGATCTTGTTCCTGTCACCAGCAGCCAGCGAGGGAATGCGAGGTGTGA